A segment of the Pedobacter faecalis genome:
TACACCAGGTTGCCCACTTTGCCCGAAAGCACCCCATGTATATTCTTTTTAATAACACCCATATCAAAAAATTTAAAATGAAATAATAGATAAAAAAGGAAAGGTGCATCAACGCACCTTTCCTTGGCAGTAAAACCCAGGATTTACATCACCTCGACCGACCCGAGGTACACGCTCGTGCTCACCTCTTTCTCATCCGCACTCAGCACAGAAGCATACACCTCAACATTGTCGCCGCTGAAAGCAGGCGGCAGCGCCATGTCGTAACTAAGCGCCGAACGCAGGATGCCCGCTGGCGAAATCACAAACTTCTGTTTCAGTGGGTTGTAAATGATGATCACCACCTCATCATCGGGCGCACCCGGCTGCAGCACATCAATTGTCGCAGTCCAGCTAAAATCCAGTTGCGCCTCTTCGGTAGTCGCCACCGCCAGATCAGAAAGCGGCGCACGCTTGCCCTTGCTGAACAGCACCTTCGGATAATCAATGGTAAAATTCGGATACACACCCGTGATGGCATTATCCAGGTTAAACTTCACAGCCGCATTCCACGCCGTCATTTTCTTGTCTTCACGCTCAAAGCCAAGTTTCAAAAACGAGCTCACATCGCTCAACCAGCCTGTCACCAGACCAAGTTTCATGTGAACACTCAATTCAGCCTCCGAGAAGGCCCTTTCTGCGCGGTGCGGACGCATAGAGAAAACATTCTTTCCCCTAACGATCCGGCCCACGTTGTTTCCGGTGCGGCCCTTCAAATGATAATAGGGTCCGCCAAGTAAAAATCCCATAATTGAAATTTTAAAAGTGAATAATTTGTTAATTCAGCAATCCGGCACCAGCTAACTGCCTGTAG
Coding sequences within it:
- a CDS encoding DUF6266 family protein: MGFLLGGPYYHLKGRTGNNVGRIVRGKNVFSMRPHRAERAFSEAELSVHMKLGLVTGWLSDVSSFLKLGFEREDKKMTAWNAAVKFNLDNAITGVYPNFTIDYPKVLFSKGKRAPLSDLAVATTEEAQLDFSWTATIDVLQPGAPDDEVVIIIYNPLKQKFVISPAGILRSALSYDMALPPAFSGDNVEVYASVLSADEKEVSTSVYLGSVEVM